From Lycium ferocissimum isolate CSIRO_LF1 chromosome 12, AGI_CSIRO_Lferr_CH_V1, whole genome shotgun sequence, one genomic window encodes:
- the LOC132040333 gene encoding protein SUPPRESSOR OF MAX2 1: MRAGLSTIQQTLTPEASTVLNHSISEASRRNHGQTTPLHVAATLLSSPSGYLRQACIRSHPNSSHPLQCRALELCFSVALERLPTAQNMPQGTEPPISNALMAALKRAQAHQRRGCPEQQQQPLLAVKVELEQLIISILDDPSVSRVMREASFSSPAVKATIEQSLTQTSSSSHQMTHQSNNVSLSTFASMSGGPRIISNPVPGQVNRNMYLNPKLQGGGQFGNLAIQKSEEVQKVMEILLRSKKRNPVLVGEGEPESVVKELLGKIEKGEFGEGVLKNVQVVHMEKEISFLSDKNEIPNKIKELGGVIESKISSTGGVILDLGDLKWLVEQQQPPMVSEIGKLAVAEMGKLIARFRDDNSSNRLWLIGTATCETYLRCQVYHSTMESDWDLQAVPIASRSPHPGIFPRLGNERILGSSLDTLNPLKSFTGPVPALLPRRGPENLNPRLRTSCCPQCKEKYEQELAKLASEFENSSSEANKSESPKPQLPQWLQSAKLKSDSKATALSQKKDQGLLQQKTQELQKKWNDTCLQLHPNFQSNVGPHRTGPPVLSMPGLYNPNPNLLLRQPLQPKLVPNRSLGVSLQLNTTQMASQPQEKPASPPGSPVRTDLVLGQKPAEKTLEDQAKDFLSCISSVPDKFASALDADTFKRLLKGLMEKAWWQQDASSSVASAVSRCRLGNGKPRGGAPKGDIWLLFTGPDRYAKRKMASVLAEQFCGNSPIMICLGSRRDDEESDLGFRGKTAVDRIAEAVRRNPLSVIMLEDIDEANSIVRLNIKRAMDRGRLTDSHGREISLGNVIFILTGNWSTMSPESYRNEYLMEENKLVSLASSDWQLRLTIGERGVKRRASWLHDEDRPRKELNLGLSFDLNEAADFEDYRTDGSHNSSDLTVEHGDEPRRFSVTSVPHELVSSVDDTIPFKPIEFLFARREIKKTISKKLSMVVDDDKVSIEVEDDIVDRILGGLWRGRTSLEQWVEKVLGPSFEKIQPRLSSSNEDENVIVRLQLEQLHTDSNSHNNGECLPSKVTIVADGQ, from the exons ATGAGGGCAGGATTGAGCACGATTCAACAAACGCTAACACCAGAAGCGTCAACAGTATTAAACCATTCAATATCTGAAGCAAGTCGAAGAAATCATGGACAAACAACACCGTTACACGTGGCAGCTACTTTGCTATCTTCACCTTCAGGATATCTTCGACAAGCTTGTATTCGTTCTCACCCAAATTCATCTCATCCACTTCAGTGTCGAGCACTTGAACTTTGCTTTTCTGTTGCTTTAGAAAGATTACCAACTGCACAAAATATGCCTCAAG GTACTGAACCTCCGATATCGAATGCTTTAATGGCGGCTTTAAAGCGAGCACAAGCACATCAAAGAAGAGGATGTCCTGAACAGCAACAACAACCTTTATTAGCTGTGAAAGTTGAGTTAGAACAGTTAATCATATCGATTCTTGATGACCCGAGTGTTAGTCGCGTTATGCGTGAAGCTAGTTTTTCTAGCCCAGCTGTTAAAGCGACAATTGAACAATCGTTAACACAAACCTCGTCGTCGTCACATCAAATGACACATCAAAGTAATAATGTCAGTTTATCGACATTTGCTTCGATGAGTGGTGGCCCAAGGATAATATCAAATCCGGTGCCTGGTCAGGTAAATCGGAATATGTATTTGAATCCGAAGTTGCAAGGAGGAGGACAATTTGGTAATTTGGCAATTCAAAAGAGTGAAGAAGTGCAAAAGgtgatggaaattttgttgaGAAGCAAGAAAAGGAATCCAGTTTTAGTAGGTGAAGGTGAACCAGAAAGTGTGGTTAAGGAGCTGCTTGGGAAGATTGAAAAAGGGGAATTTGGTGAAGGGGTTTTAAAGAATGTACAAGTTGTTCATATGGAGAAGGAAATTTCGTTTTTATCGGATAAAAATGAGATACCAAACAAGATTAAGGAATTAGGAGGGGTTATTGAGAGTAAGATTAGTAGTACTGGTGGAGTGATTCTTGATTTAGGTGATTTGAAATGGCTTGTTGAACAGCAACAACCACCGATGGTATCGGAGATTGGGAAATTAGCAGTGGCGGAAATGGGGAAATTAATAGCGCGATTTCGAGATGATAAtagtagtaataggttatggttGATTGGTACAGCAACATGTGAGACTTATTTGAGGTGTCAAGTATATCATTCTACTATGGAAAGTGATTGGGATCTTCAAGCTGTTCCTATTGCTTCAAGATCTCCACATCCTGGAATATTTCCAAG GCTTGGAAATGAAAGAATTCTTGGAAGTTCCTTGGATACTCTGAATCCTCTGAAGAGCTTTACTGGCCCGGTGCCTGCGCTACTACCGAGGCGTGGACCGGAGAATTTAAATCCGAGATTGAGGACGTCGTGTTGCCCCCAGTGCAAGGAGAAGTATGAACAGGAGTTGGCAAAACTTGCATCTGAATTTGAAAATTCATCATCTGAAGCTAATAAATCAGAATCTCCAAAACCTCAGTTGCCTCAATGGTTGCAAAGTGCCAAGCTGAAGAGTGATAGTAAAGCAACTGCTCTGTCTCAG AAGAAGGATCAAGGTCTTTTGCAGCAAAAGACTCAAGAACTACAAAAGAAGTGGAATGATACGTGCTTGCAACTTCATCCGAATTTCCAGTCCAATGTTGGTCCTCATAGAACGGGACCGCCCGTTCTCTCTATGCCAGGCTTATATAATCCGAATCCAAACCTGCTTTTGCGTCAACCTTTACAACCCAAGCTTGTTCCAAACCGAAGCCTCGGAGTTAGCCTGCAACTGAACACAACCCAAATGGCTAGCCAACCTCAGGAAAAGCCCGCTAGCCCGCCAGGCAGCCCGGTAAGGACCGACTTAGTTCTCGGGCAAAAACCAGCTGAGAAAACTCTGGAAGATCAAGCGAAGGATTTCCTCAGCTGCATTTCTTCTGTGCCTGACAAATTTGCTAGTGCACTAGATGCTGATACATTTAAAAGGCTTCTCAAAGGTCTAATGGAAAAAGCCTGGTGGCAACAAGATGCATCCTCGTCCGTGGCTTCTGCTGTGTCGAGATGCAGATTGGGTAACGGAAAACCACGTGGTGGCGCACCGAAAGGCGACATCTGGCTTTTATTCACGGGTCCCGACAGATACGCAAAGAGAAAAATGGCATCGGTTCTTGCAGAGCAATTTTGCGGAAATAGTCCAATAATGATATGCCTTGGTTCACGACGAGATGACGAAGAGTCAGATCTCGGCTTCCGTGGAAAAACAGCTGTAGACCGGATAGCCGAGGCTGTTAGGAGGAATCCGCTTTCAGTTATTATGCTCGAGGATATCGATGAAGCAAATTCGATAGTTCGGTTGAACATCAAACGAGCAATGGATAGAGGTAGGCTTACGGATTCGCATGGACGTGAGATTAGTCTTGGCAATGTTATTTTCATTCTTACTGGAAATTGGTCGACAATGAGCCCCGAGAGCTATAGGAATGAGTACTTGATGGAAGAAAACAAACTAGTTTCACTAGCTAGTTCCGATTGGCAGTTAAGGTTAACAATAGGTGAAAGGGGTGTTAAGCGAAGAGCGAGTTGGTTGCATGATGAAGACAGACCTAGAAAAGAATTGAATCTAGGACTGTCTTTTGATCTCAACGAAGCAGCAGATTTCGAGGATTATAGAACTGATGGATCCCACAATTCAAGTGATCTGACCGTTGAGCACGGAGATGAGCCTAGGCGATTTTCAGTTACATCAGTTCCTCACGAACTTGTGAGTTCCGTGGATGACACCATACCATTCAAGCCAATTGAATTTCTGTTTGCTCGACGTGAGATCAAGAAAACAATCAGCAAGAAACTCTCAATGGTCGTCGATGATGACAAGGTCTCGATCGAAGTTGAAGACGATATAGTAGACCGGATCCTAGGTGGATTATGGCGTGGTCGGACAAGCTTAGAACAGTGGGTGGAGAAAGTTTTAGGTCCGAGTTTCGAGAAAATCCAGCCCCGGTTATCGTCTTCCAATGAGGATGAGAATGTTATCGTTCGGCTTCAGCTTGAACAACTGCATACAGACTCCAATAGCCATAACAATGGAGAATGTCTACCTAGCAAAGTCACAATAGTGGCAGATGGGCAGTAG